In the genome of Streptococcus mitis, one region contains:
- a CDS encoding alpha/beta hydrolase has translation MANIFDYLEDVAYDSYYDLPLNELDILALTETTYLSFDNLVSTTPQRLLDLAPQVPRESNMLTNKNRLQLLDELAQHKRFKNCKLSHFINDIDPELQKQFSAMTYRLTLDTYLIVFRGTDDSIIGWKEDFHLTYMKEIPAQKHALRYLKNFFIHHPKQKVILAGHSKGGNLAIYAASQIEQSLQNQITAVYTFDSPGLHKELTQSEGYQRIMDRTKVFIPQGSIIGMMLEIPAYQIIVHSTALGGIAQHDTFSWQIENKHFVQLDKTNSDSQQVDTTFKEWVSTVPDEELQLYFDLFFGTILDAGISSINDLSSLKALEHIHHLFVQAQSLTPEERETMGRLTQLLIDTRYQVWKNR, from the coding sequence ATGGCCAATATTTTTGATTATCTGGAAGATGTCGCATACGATTCTTATTACGACCTTCCTTTAAATGAATTAGACATTCTAGCCTTAACAGAAACCACCTACCTCTCCTTTGATAATCTGGTCTCCACAACTCCTCAGCGTCTTTTAGACCTGGCACCTCAGGTTCCAAGAGAATCTAACATGTTGACCAATAAAAATCGCCTCCAGCTATTAGATGAACTAGCTCAACACAAACGCTTCAAAAATTGCAAACTCTCTCATTTTATCAACGACATTGATCCTGAACTGCAAAAACAGTTTTCGGCTATGACCTACCGCCTCACTCTCGATACCTATCTGATTGTCTTTCGTGGGACTGATGACAGTATCATTGGCTGGAAGGAAGATTTCCACCTGACCTATATGAAGGAAATTCCTGCTCAAAAGCACGCCCTCCGCTATTTAAAGAACTTTTTTATCCACCATCCTAAGCAGAAGGTCATTCTGGCTGGGCATTCCAAGGGAGGAAATCTAGCTATCTATGCGGCTAGTCAAATTGAGCAAAGCTTGCAAAATCAAATCACAGCAGTTTATACCTTTGATTCGCCTGGTCTCCACAAAGAACTGACACAAAGTGAGGGCTATCAAAGAATAATGGATAGAACCAAGGTCTTCATCCCACAAGGTTCTATTATCGGTATGATGCTAGAAATTCCTGCCTACCAAATCATCGTGCACAGTACTGCCTTGGGTGGTATCGCCCAGCACGATACTTTTAGCTGGCAAATTGAGAACAAACACTTTGTCCAACTGGATAAGACCAATAGCGATAGCCAACAAGTCGACACGACCTTCAAAGAATGGGTGTCCACAGTCCCTGATGAGGAACTTCAGCTCTACTTCGACCTCTTCTTTGGCACCATTCTTGATGCTGGCATTAGCTCCATCAATGACTTGTCTTCCTTAAAGGCGCTTGAACACATTCATCATCTCTTTGTCCAAGCGCAATCCCTCACTCCAGAAGAAAGGGAAACCATGGGACGCCTTACTCAGTTATTGATTGATACCCGTTACCAAGTCTGGAAAAATAGATAG
- a CDS encoding Rrf2 family transcriptional regulator: MQIPSRFTIATHMLIIIALKGKESKVTSDFLAASVGVNPVIIRKTLSQLKKAELISVARGTGGTEIVKDLKDISLLDVYQAVECLGKTGQLFSFHDNPNPNCPVGAHIHDVLDQKLERIQLAMETELGQTSLEQVVADAESQMKE, from the coding sequence ATGCAAATTCCAAGTAGATTTACCATTGCGACTCATATGCTGATAATCATTGCCCTCAAGGGGAAGGAAAGCAAGGTGACCAGTGATTTTCTGGCTGCTAGTGTCGGGGTCAATCCTGTCATTATCAGAAAGACCTTGTCCCAGTTGAAGAAGGCAGAGTTGATTTCAGTCGCGCGCGGAACAGGGGGAACAGAGATTGTTAAGGATCTAAAAGACATTAGTCTTTTAGATGTTTATCAAGCGGTTGAGTGTCTTGGTAAGACTGGTCAACTCTTCAGTTTCCATGACAATCCGAATCCAAATTGTCCAGTTGGAGCTCATATTCATGATGTTTTGGATCAAAAATTGGAGAGAATCCAGTTGGCAATGGAGACTGAACTTGGTCAGACCAGTCTAGAACAAGTCGTGGCAGATGCAGAGAGTCAGATGAAGGAGTAA
- a CDS encoding TetR family transcriptional regulator yields the protein MNKKQALKSAAYEVFSKKGYKATGISEIARQAHMAVGSFYNYYESKEAIFLDIYIDENNRVRQTMIEELDWEIDMIDLISQLFAQSRALVSSNKILAEWYNPAIADELHSYYSSEEGKVTNPFHQFLVKTFTHRLQAEGHSPEKIQDILQVYNLFYYMDMHITENDFPDISKTVEILATNFIKGILK from the coding sequence TTGAACAAAAAACAGGCTTTGAAATCCGCAGCTTATGAAGTTTTTTCAAAAAAAGGATACAAGGCGACAGGAATTTCAGAAATTGCTAGACAAGCTCATATGGCAGTCGGATCTTTTTATAACTATTACGAAAGTAAAGAAGCTATTTTTTTAGATATCTATATTGATGAAAACAACCGTGTTCGCCAAACTATGATCGAAGAACTGGATTGGGAAATTGATATGATTGATCTTATTAGTCAACTCTTTGCTCAATCCAGAGCACTCGTTTCTTCCAATAAAATCCTTGCAGAATGGTACAATCCTGCCATAGCAGATGAGTTGCATAGCTACTATTCCTCAGAAGAAGGGAAAGTCACGAATCCATTTCATCAATTTCTCGTGAAAACCTTTACTCATCGTTTGCAGGCTGAAGGCCATTCTCCAGAAAAAATTCAAGATATTTTACAAGTTTACAACCTATTTTACTACATGGATATGCATATCACAGAAAATGATTTTCCAGATATTAGCAAAACTGTAGAAATACTAGCAACCAACTTCATTAAAGGAATACTGAAATAA
- a CDS encoding histidine kinase gives MLDWKQFFLAYLRSRSRLFVYLISLTFLVLLFQFLFASLGIYFLYFFLLCCFVTILFFTWDILVEMQVYRQELLYGEREAKSPLERALAEKLEAREMELYQQRSDSERKLTDLLDYYTLWVHQIKTPIAASQLLVAEVADRQLKQQLEQETFKIDSYTNLVLQYLRLESFHDDLVLKQVQIEDLVKEIIRKYALFFIQKGLNVNLHDLDKEIVTDKKWLLVVIEQIISNSLKYTKEGGLEIYMEGQELCIKDTGIGIKNSDVLRVFERGFSGYNGRLTQQSSGLGLYLSKKISEELGHQIRIESEVGKGTIVRIQFSQVNLVLE, from the coding sequence ATGCTTGATTGGAAACAATTTTTTCTAGCCTATCTGCGTTCCCGTAGTCGTCTGTTTGTTTATCTGATTTCTTTGACGTTTCTGGTCTTACTCTTTCAGTTTTTATTTGCCAGTTTGGGAATTTACTTTCTCTACTTTTTCCTGCTATGTTGCTTTGTAACCATCTTATTTTTCACTTGGGACATATTGGTAGAAATGCAGGTCTATCGTCAGGAACTTCTCTATGGGGAGAGGGAAGCCAAATCTCCTTTGGAAAGAGCCTTGGCTGAAAAATTAGAAGCGCGTGAGATGGAACTCTATCAGCAGAGGTCAGATTCAGAAAGAAAACTGACGGATTTGCTGGATTACTATACCTTGTGGGTCCATCAGATTAAGACCCCCATTGCAGCTAGTCAACTCTTAGTTGCAGAAGTAGCCGACCGCCAACTGAAGCAGCAATTAGAACAGGAAACTTTCAAGATAGACTCCTATACCAATCTAGTTTTACAGTACCTGCGTTTAGAAAGTTTCCATGATGATTTGGTCTTAAAGCAGGTTCAAATTGAGGACTTGGTCAAGGAAATAATTCGTAAATATGCTCTTTTCTTTATTCAAAAAGGACTAAATGTCAATCTACATGACCTTGATAAAGAAATCGTTACGGATAAAAAGTGGCTATTAGTGGTCATTGAACAAATTATCTCAAACAGCCTCAAGTACACCAAGGAAGGTGGTCTGGAGATTTATATGGAAGGCCAGGAACTCTGTATCAAGGATACAGGAATCGGGATAAAAAATAGTGATGTCCTCCGAGTCTTTGAACGTGGCTTTTCAGGATATAATGGACGCCTAACTCAGCAGTCATCTGGCCTTGGACTTTACCTATCTAAGAAAATTTCTGAAGAACTGGGTCACCAGATTCGTATCGAGTCTGAGGTCGGAAAAGGAACGATAGTGCGGATTCAGTTTTCTCAAGTGAACTTAGTCCTTGAGTGA
- a CDS encoding multidrug ABC transporter, protein MLPYLKTIRWYLFFNFLFGVVSNICTALLPYFTQALIKGDYQVALYGYSMSVAGYLSCNYIQMILDWKQGIIFSTTLKNEWFRSLLGLSHHDFKQKTVAEYISYQSNDLDSLEKDYLPPLMSFIKQILRIIIYAFIISRTINPIVSLILIFSTGISIQIPKIVGKLTANRRQVYLKKQGDYYRTLEDLLMGHHLVNKLTMSHFLNQQKSSLKNLQDKYFKYGLTKITGILLTGVSFEFISLVLFIYLAYSLSHQQLGIPEVVASFGYINAFSEPIQEILYDLQMLESVKPVIKSFQNIVGRPVSVQAPQHSFDTITLKNISKQMGESKLIITSATIQKGDKIALIGKNGSGKSSLLNILNGTDEDFEGQIVLDGLVLDHLWGRFGMILQQEHTFISSYENNVTLFNSFNEKFREEDFEKIPPQSLSGGQQQRMYLNREKNRKNPLLILDEPFSALDTNQFKMELERVLELPSAVIVTLHRQNELLSKFDQVWEIKNGELVILK, encoded by the coding sequence ATGCTACCATATCTTAAAACTATTAGATGGTATCTCTTCTTTAATTTTCTTTTTGGTGTAGTATCGAATATCTGCACAGCTTTGTTACCGTATTTCACGCAGGCATTAATCAAAGGGGATTATCAAGTAGCTCTATATGGTTACTCTATGTCAGTGGCTGGCTATTTGAGTTGTAACTATATCCAAATGATACTTGATTGGAAGCAGGGGATTATCTTTTCGACTACTTTGAAAAATGAGTGGTTTCGTTCACTTCTGGGACTCAGTCACCACGATTTCAAGCAGAAAACAGTAGCAGAGTATATTTCCTATCAATCTAATGACCTAGATTCGTTGGAAAAGGATTACCTTCCTCCATTGATGAGTTTTATCAAACAAATTTTACGTATCATCATTTACGCTTTCATTATTAGCAGAACAATTAATCCTATTGTATCATTGATTTTAATCTTTTCCACTGGAATTAGTATTCAAATTCCTAAAATCGTTGGGAAGTTGACCGCTAATCGCAGACAGGTTTACTTGAAAAAACAAGGAGATTACTATCGAACTTTGGAGGATTTGCTCATGGGACATCATTTGGTAAATAAACTAACTATGTCGCATTTTTTGAATCAACAAAAGAGTTCTCTAAAGAATTTGCAGGATAAGTATTTTAAGTATGGTTTGACAAAAATTACTGGCATCTTATTGACAGGTGTTTCTTTTGAATTCATTAGTCTTGTTCTGTTTATTTATTTAGCCTACTCTCTATCTCACCAGCAACTCGGTATTCCTGAGGTGGTGGCGAGTTTCGGATATATTAATGCTTTTTCTGAACCAATACAGGAAATCCTTTATGATTTACAAATGTTAGAGTCCGTAAAGCCTGTAATCAAGAGTTTTCAAAACATTGTTGGGAGACCCGTTTCAGTTCAAGCACCTCAACATTCTTTTGATACGATTACTTTGAAAAACATTTCCAAACAAATGGGAGAATCAAAATTGATAATTACTTCCGCTACGATTCAAAAAGGGGATAAAATTGCGCTTATTGGTAAGAATGGGTCTGGAAAAAGTAGTCTTCTCAACATTTTAAATGGAACAGATGAAGATTTTGAAGGACAAATTGTGCTAGATGGGCTTGTTTTGGACCATCTTTGGGGAAGATTCGGTATGATTCTGCAACAAGAACATACATTTATTTCAAGTTATGAAAATAATGTAACGCTATTCAATAGTTTCAATGAAAAATTCAGAGAAGAAGATTTTGAAAAAATTCCACCACAATCCCTGTCAGGTGGTCAGCAACAACGAATGTATTTAAATCGTGAGAAAAATCGTAAAAATCCATTGCTTATCCTAGACGAACCTTTCTCTGCCTTGGATACTAATCAGTTTAAAATGGAATTGGAAAGAGTTCTGGAACTACCAAGTGCCGTCATTGTTACTTTACATCGCCAAAACGAATTATTAAGTAAGTTTGACCAAGTTTGGGAAATTAAGAATGGAGAACTTGTAATTTTGAAATAG
- a CDS encoding serine/threonine protein phosphatase, translating into MTKIALLSDIHGNTTALEAVLADSRQLGVDEYWLLGDILMPGTGRRRILDLLAQLPITARVLGNWEDSLWHGVRKELDSTRPSQRYLLRQCQYVLEEISLEEIELLHNQPLQLHRQFGDLTVGISHHLPDKNWGRELIHTGAQEDFDRLVTNPPCDIAVYGHIHQQLLRYGTGGQLIVNPGSIGQPFFLDAQLRKDLRAQYMILEFDGKGLVDMDFRRVDYDVAAELQLAKDLKLPYFEVYYESLVNGIHHTHHQEFLRELAQKEGYDRELDAWLKSGND; encoded by the coding sequence ATGACGAAAATAGCTCTTCTTTCAGATATTCATGGAAATACCACCGCCTTGGAGGCTGTTTTGGCAGATTCTCGGCAGCTAGGAGTGGATGAATACTGGCTTTTGGGAGACATTCTCATGCCAGGGACAGGGCGTAGAAGGATTTTGGACTTGTTGGCTCAACTACCGATTACGGCTAGAGTTTTGGGAAACTGGGAAGACAGTCTTTGGCATGGTGTCCGCAAGGAATTGGATAGTACTCGTCCCAGTCAACGCTATCTCTTGCGCCAGTGTCAGTATGTTTTAGAGGAAATTTCCCTAGAAGAAATTGAACTGCTCCACAATCAACCTCTCCAGCTTCATCGTCAGTTTGGGGATTTGACGGTAGGAATTAGCCACCATCTTCCTGATAAGAACTGGGGGAGAGAGTTGATTCATACTGGAGCGCAAGAGGATTTTGACCGCTTGGTGACCAATCCGCCTTGTGATATTGCTGTTTATGGTCATATTCACCAGCAGTTGCTTCGTTACGGGACTGGTGGGCAATTAATTGTCAATCCAGGTTCGATTGGGCAACCTTTCTTTCTAGATGCCCAGTTGCGGAAGGACTTGCGGGCCCAGTATATGATTTTAGAGTTTGATGGCAAGGGCTTGGTAGATATGGACTTCCGACGGGTAGACTACGATGTGGCAGCTGAATTGCAGCTGGCTAAAGACCTCAAACTTCCCTATTTTGAGGTTTACTATGAAAGTCTGGTCAATGGTATCCACCATACTCATCATCAGGAATTTCTGAGAGAATTAGCCCAGAAAGAGGGCTATGATAGGGAATTAGATGCTTGGTTGAAAAGTGGTAATGATTGA
- a CDS encoding two-component system response regulator, with the protein MHKILLVEDDQVIRQQVGKMLSEWGFEVVLVEDFMEVLSLFVQSEPHLVLMDIGLPLFNGYHWCQEIRKISKVPIMFLSSRDQAMDIVMAINMGADDFVTKPFDQQVLLAKVQGLLRRSYEFGRDESLLEYAGVILNTKSMDLHYQGQVLNLTKNEFQILRVLFEHAGNIVARDDLMRELWNSDFFIDDNTLSVNVARLRKKLEEQGLVGFIETKKGIGYGLKHA; encoded by the coding sequence ATGCACAAGATTTTATTAGTAGAAGATGATCAGGTTATTCGTCAACAGGTCGGGAAAATGCTCTCTGAATGGGGCTTTGAAGTGGTGCTGGTAGAAGACTTTATGGAAGTTTTGAGTCTATTTGTTCAGTCGGAACCTCATCTGGTCCTCATGGATATTGGACTGCCTTTGTTTAATGGCTATCACTGGTGTCAGGAGATTCGCAAGATTTCCAAGGTACCCATCATGTTTCTGTCTTCGAGAGACCAGGCGATGGATATTGTCATGGCAATCAATATGGGCGCGGATGACTTTGTGACCAAGCCTTTTGACCAGCAGGTTCTTTTAGCCAAGGTTCAGGGCTTGTTGCGCCGTTCCTATGAGTTTGGGCGTGACGAGAGTTTACTGGAATATGCTGGTGTTATCCTCAATACCAAATCAATGGACTTACATTATCAAGGGCAAGTCTTGAATTTGACCAAGAATGAGTTTCAGATTTTACGCGTTTTGTTTGAGCATGCAGGCAATATTGTAGCTCGCGATGACCTGATGCGGGAACTTTGGAACAGTGACTTTTTCATTGATGATAATACCCTATCTGTCAATGTGGCTCGTTTGCGTAAAAAATTGGAAGAGCAGGGCTTGGTAGGATTTATCGAAACCAAGAAAGGGATAGGGTACGGACTGAAGCATGCTTGA
- a CDS encoding ferredoxin reductase yields the protein MKRGKKMFMIILTTLGVLGFISWGIIAYLGRSQTLSIQSIENPSGDLYLVHITKPKNQIWKAGSYAQFKLPDSSFGTNKSPVKEEQTSRWLTLASTPDEDEILIVTHNSGSVFKETLTHLPAGSEIEMSWLESSLSVKDNDQALVCFASDVGISTLRPVVKEWAGKRSIILNHLDKGVNIFDNELRELSQNNPNLTYKTSETLSQSQAFLKNAVEKYGNQAIYLLTGQPDDINEMKNFLKENGIDDKQMQTSMFRGLK from the coding sequence ATGAAACGAGGGAAAAAAATGTTCATGATTATTCTAACTACACTTGGAGTGCTCGGCTTTATATCTTGGGGAATCATTGCCTACCTTGGACGAAGTCAGACTTTATCGATACAATCCATTGAAAATCCCAGCGGAGATTTATATTTAGTTCACATCACAAAACCAAAAAATCAAATATGGAAAGCTGGCTCCTATGCTCAGTTTAAGCTTCCTGATAGCTCGTTTGGTACAAACAAAAGTCCAGTAAAGGAGGAACAGACTAGCCGATGGCTAACCCTTGCTTCCACTCCTGATGAGGACGAAATTCTTATTGTAACCCATAATAGTGGTAGCGTGTTCAAGGAAACCTTAACACATTTACCAGCTGGTAGTGAAATTGAGATGAGTTGGCTGGAGTCATCTTTATCTGTTAAAGACAATGACCAAGCACTGGTTTGTTTTGCCTCTGATGTCGGTATTTCTACTCTACGTCCAGTTGTGAAAGAGTGGGCTGGTAAGCGCTCCATCATTCTTAATCATTTAGACAAAGGAGTAAACATTTTTGATAATGAGTTAAGAGAGCTTAGTCAGAACAATCCGAATCTAACTTATAAAACTAGCGAAACCCTTTCTCAAAGCCAAGCATTTCTAAAAAATGCTGTTGAGAAATACGGCAACCAAGCTATTTATCTCTTGACCGGCCAACCTGATGATATAAATGAGATGAAAAATTTCTTAAAAGAGAATGGGATTGACGACAAACAGATGCAAACAAGTATGTTTAGAGGTTTGAAATAA